In Archangium violaceum, the following are encoded in one genomic region:
- a CDS encoding PAS domain-containing protein has product MNSTERRVTDVHTLLSKTLSHPDGESTFRQLAEAIPQLVWTTRPDGYHDYFNQRWYDYTGSSLEVTQGDGWRLPFHPEDVPEAQKRWLHSLRTGDTYEVEYRCRRHDGVYRWFLGRAQPVRDADGRIVKWFGTCTDIDEQKRAADSMRFLTQADSLLASSLDYETTLAALTRLAVPQMADWCSIDIQGEDGVVRLLAVAHVDPSKAKWAHELRRRYPPDPKDPHGIHEVIRTGRSSVLPDIPDSLLVAACRDKEQLRIARELGLRSSLTVPLTARGRTFGALALVTAESGRRFTPSDVVFAEQLASRAALAVDNARLYGNALRAEERFRSLVSASAQAVWVRRPDGLVEEDSPSWRAFTGQSYEDYRGHGWLAAIHPEDQERVRRGWEAARALKQPYEVEMRVRLPDGRYAITVCRAVPLLNPEGTVREWIGTTTDITAQRRAEESSRRLESEQRARQLESLRIKVSEVLSREEAPSRLMQDCAGAMVRSLPALALVQVWGWSREAQALVLEGTAGVAVPSSIQPTRLALGEGFVGTVGQTRQPLLLNDVLQHPGVRSREWMQAQGLVSFVGTPLLVRGQLVGVLSVFGRSPLEEEALATLATVADAVAQGLERRRAELSLQEHARELARSNEELQQFAYVASHDLQEPLRMVASYTQLLARRYQGKLDSDADEFIAYAVDGVNRMQRLIQDLLAYSRVGTRGHEFKPIDSGRALEKALANLKTLVEETEATLVQGKLPPVMADETQLIQLFQNLVGNALKFRGKTPPRVLVEAEREGNEWRFTVEDNGIGIEPQYYERIFVIFQRLHGKEEYPGTGIGLAICKKIVERHGGRIGLDSQLGQGTTFWFTLPAIPTPSPQGTTS; this is encoded by the coding sequence ATGAACTCCACCGAGCGACGCGTAACGGACGTGCACACGCTGCTGAGCAAGACCCTGAGTCATCCTGATGGGGAATCCACCTTCCGGCAGCTCGCCGAGGCCATCCCCCAGCTCGTGTGGACGACGCGGCCGGATGGTTACCACGACTACTTCAATCAGCGCTGGTACGACTACACCGGCTCGTCCCTCGAGGTGACCCAGGGAGACGGCTGGCGCCTGCCCTTCCATCCGGAGGACGTGCCAGAGGCGCAGAAGCGCTGGCTGCACTCGCTGCGCACCGGGGACACCTACGAGGTGGAGTACCGCTGCCGGCGCCACGACGGCGTGTACCGCTGGTTCCTCGGTCGCGCCCAGCCCGTGCGCGATGCCGATGGTCGCATCGTCAAGTGGTTCGGCACCTGCACCGACATCGACGAGCAGAAGCGCGCCGCGGACTCGATGCGGTTCCTCACCCAGGCCGACTCGCTGCTGGCCTCCTCGCTGGACTACGAGACGACGCTGGCGGCTCTCACCCGCCTGGCGGTGCCCCAGATGGCCGACTGGTGCTCCATCGACATCCAGGGCGAGGACGGCGTCGTGCGCCTGCTCGCCGTGGCGCACGTGGATCCCTCCAAGGCGAAGTGGGCCCATGAGCTGCGCCGGCGCTACCCGCCTGACCCCAAGGACCCGCACGGCATCCACGAGGTCATCCGTACCGGCCGCTCCTCGGTGCTCCCGGACATCCCCGACTCGCTCCTGGTGGCCGCCTGCCGGGACAAGGAGCAACTGCGCATCGCCCGTGAGCTGGGTCTGCGCTCGTCGCTGACCGTGCCCCTCACGGCGCGGGGCCGTACCTTCGGAGCCCTCGCGCTCGTCACCGCCGAGTCCGGCCGGCGCTTCACTCCCTCGGACGTGGTCTTCGCCGAGCAGCTGGCGTCCCGCGCAGCGCTCGCGGTGGACAACGCCCGCCTCTACGGCAACGCCCTGCGCGCCGAGGAGCGCTTCCGCTCGCTCGTTTCCGCCAGCGCCCAGGCCGTCTGGGTCCGCCGGCCCGATGGGCTCGTGGAGGAGGACTCGCCCTCCTGGCGGGCCTTCACCGGGCAGAGCTACGAGGACTACCGGGGCCATGGCTGGCTCGCCGCCATCCATCCGGAGGACCAGGAGCGGGTGCGGCGTGGGTGGGAGGCGGCGCGGGCGCTCAAACAGCCCTATGAGGTGGAGATGCGCGTCCGCCTGCCGGACGGGCGCTACGCCATCACCGTGTGCCGCGCGGTGCCCCTCCTCAACCCCGAGGGCACCGTGCGCGAGTGGATTGGTACCACCACGGACATCACCGCCCAGCGCCGCGCCGAGGAGTCCTCGCGGCGGCTGGAGAGCGAGCAGCGTGCCCGCCAGCTGGAGTCCCTGCGCATCAAGGTGAGCGAGGTGTTGTCGCGCGAGGAGGCTCCTTCCCGGTTGATGCAGGACTGTGCCGGGGCGATGGTGCGCAGCCTGCCGGCGCTGGCGCTGGTGCAGGTGTGGGGGTGGAGCCGGGAGGCCCAGGCGCTGGTGTTGGAAGGCACTGCCGGCGTCGCCGTTCCCTCCTCCATCCAGCCCACCCGTCTGGCGCTGGGGGAGGGGTTCGTCGGCACGGTGGGGCAGACGCGCCAGCCCCTGCTGCTCAACGACGTGCTGCAACACCCCGGTGTCCGGTCTCGCGAGTGGATGCAGGCCCAGGGACTGGTGTCCTTCGTGGGCACCCCGCTGCTGGTGCGCGGGCAGCTGGTGGGCGTGCTCTCCGTCTTCGGCAGGAGCCCCCTGGAGGAGGAAGCGCTGGCCACGCTGGCCACGGTGGCGGACGCGGTGGCCCAGGGCCTCGAGCGCCGCCGCGCCGAGCTGTCCCTCCAGGAGCATGCCCGGGAGCTGGCGCGCTCCAACGAGGAGCTGCAGCAGTTCGCCTACGTGGCCTCGCATGACCTGCAGGAGCCGCTGCGCATGGTGGCCAGCTACACGCAGCTGCTGGCCCGGCGCTACCAGGGCAAGCTGGACTCGGACGCGGACGAGTTCATCGCCTACGCGGTGGACGGGGTGAACCGCATGCAGCGGCTCATCCAGGACCTGCTGGCCTACTCGCGCGTGGGCACGCGGGGCCACGAGTTCAAGCCCATCGACTCCGGCCGCGCGCTGGAGAAGGCCCTGGCCAACCTCAAGACGTTGGTGGAGGAGACGGAGGCCACGCTCGTCCAGGGGAAGCTGCCGCCGGTCATGGCGGACGAGACGCAGCTCATCCAGCTCTTCCAGAACCTGGTGGGCAACGCCTTGAAGTTCCGCGGGAAGACGCCGCCCCGGGTGCTGGTGGAAGCCGAGCGCGAGGGCAACGAGTGGCGCTTCACCGTGGAGGACAACGGCATCGGCATCGAGCCGCAGTATTACGAACGCATCTTCGTCATCTTCCAACGGCTCCACGGCAAGGAGGAGTACCCCGGCACCGGCATCGGACTCGCCATCTGCAAGAAGATCGTCGAGCGGCACGGTGGCCGCATCGGACTGGATTCGCAGCTCGGACAGGGAACGACGTTCTGGTTCACCCTTCCCGCCATTCCCACCCCCTCACCCCAGGGCACTACTTCATGA
- a CDS encoding DUF427 domain-containing protein — protein sequence MARAMWNGVVLAESDTYELVEGNVYFPLESVKREVLKHSGTHTTCPWKGVASYYDVVVDGKSNKDAAWYYPEPKEAARNIQGHIAFWKGVQVER from the coding sequence ATGGCGCGGGCGATGTGGAACGGAGTGGTGCTCGCCGAGAGTGATACGTACGAGCTGGTGGAGGGGAACGTGTACTTTCCGCTGGAGTCGGTGAAGCGCGAGGTGCTGAAGCACAGCGGCACGCACACGACCTGTCCGTGGAAGGGAGTGGCGAGCTACTACGACGTGGTGGTGGACGGAAAATCGAACAAGGACGCGGCGTGGTACTACCCGGAGCCGAAGGAAGCGGCGCGGAACATCCAGGGCCACATCGCCTTCTGGAAGGGAGTGCAGGTAGAGCGCTAG
- a CDS encoding TonB-dependent receptor family protein yields MSWLLPCALLTATLSQTPTPEEPPSPPAASVPGETTVVAPRVPTPLSRTPTAVSVVEKEDIQEGRATLGLYEALVGVPGLLTQSRNNHSQDLRLSIRGFGARSAFGIRGVTVLVDGFPETMPDGQTNVDSLDMASTARIEVLRGLSSSLYGNAAGGVVSITTEEGPERPFVEARTLHGDAGLWKLHAKGGGKSGDVRWLVSASRLEQGGWRRQSGTEQVLLNGKVNWTPDERSKLTAVLSLVDAPEAGDAGGLTQAEVEGDPRQASPLNLSARAGESVRQGRLGLTYHRRLSETQEVEASGFLALRRFQNALPSVVVAFDRTFDGVSVRYGNRAPLLGLRSRFTLGAEFQSQSDRRKNFDNVDGQPGSTLQLDQDEDVMSLGLFAQEEWELRERLTLVAGARYDVSRYGVEDFLKEDGDGTGTRTFQQPTGRLGLIWAPRPEVSVFANVSQAFEAPTTTELAVQPGSGGGLSRDLKPQHSDGVELGARGHLWGRLRYDVALFAVFIRDGLVRFEDETGRAYFRNTGRSRHMGAEVALETKVTEELRVRAAYNALQATFRDYTSQGKQLRGKSIPGIPAHQVSAEAVYQHASGARAAVEVFSAGGLYADDANTVREHTAWVVNARLGHHFQLGVFEVSPFLGLQNLLSARYSDNVRVNASRGRYFEPAPPLTVYAGAGLSHRW; encoded by the coding sequence ATGTCCTGGCTCCTCCCCTGCGCGCTCCTCACCGCCACCCTGTCCCAGACTCCGACCCCCGAGGAGCCCCCATCGCCCCCCGCGGCCAGCGTGCCCGGAGAGACGACGGTGGTGGCGCCGAGAGTACCCACGCCGCTGAGCCGAACGCCGACGGCGGTGAGCGTGGTGGAGAAGGAAGACATCCAGGAGGGGCGCGCCACGCTGGGCCTGTACGAGGCGCTGGTGGGAGTACCGGGACTGCTGACGCAGAGCCGGAACAACCATTCGCAGGACCTTCGGCTCTCCATTCGAGGCTTCGGGGCGCGCTCGGCGTTCGGCATCCGGGGGGTGACGGTGCTGGTGGACGGCTTTCCGGAGACGATGCCGGACGGGCAGACGAACGTGGACAGCCTGGACATGGCGTCCACGGCGCGCATCGAGGTGCTGCGGGGCCTGTCCTCGTCGCTGTACGGGAACGCGGCGGGGGGAGTGGTGAGCATCACCACGGAGGAAGGCCCGGAGCGGCCCTTCGTGGAGGCGCGGACGCTGCACGGAGACGCCGGCTTGTGGAAGCTGCACGCGAAGGGCGGCGGAAAGAGCGGGGACGTGCGCTGGCTGGTGAGCGCCTCGAGGCTGGAGCAGGGCGGGTGGCGGAGGCAGTCGGGCACGGAGCAGGTGCTGCTGAACGGGAAGGTGAACTGGACGCCGGATGAGCGCTCGAAACTCACGGCGGTGCTGTCCCTGGTGGATGCGCCCGAGGCGGGGGATGCCGGAGGGCTGACACAGGCAGAGGTGGAAGGAGACCCCCGTCAGGCCTCGCCGCTCAACCTGAGCGCCCGAGCGGGCGAGTCGGTGCGACAGGGCCGGCTGGGGCTGACGTACCACCGGCGCCTGAGCGAGACGCAGGAGGTGGAAGCAAGCGGATTCCTGGCGCTGAGACGCTTCCAGAACGCACTGCCCTCGGTGGTGGTGGCTTTCGACCGGACATTCGACGGGGTGTCGGTGCGCTACGGCAACCGGGCGCCGCTGCTCGGGCTGCGCAGCCGCTTCACCTTGGGAGCGGAGTTCCAGTCCCAGTCGGACCGGCGGAAGAACTTCGACAACGTGGACGGCCAGCCCGGGAGCACGTTGCAGCTGGACCAGGACGAGGACGTGATGTCCCTGGGCCTCTTCGCGCAAGAGGAGTGGGAGCTGCGCGAGCGCCTGACGCTGGTGGCGGGGGCGAGGTACGACGTCTCGCGCTACGGGGTGGAGGACTTCCTGAAGGAGGACGGGGACGGGACGGGGACGCGGACGTTCCAGCAGCCCACGGGGAGGCTGGGGCTCATCTGGGCACCGAGGCCGGAGGTATCGGTGTTCGCGAACGTCTCGCAGGCCTTCGAGGCGCCGACGACGACGGAGCTGGCGGTGCAGCCGGGGTCGGGCGGAGGACTGTCGAGGGACCTGAAACCCCAGCACTCGGACGGGGTGGAGCTGGGAGCGCGAGGACACCTGTGGGGCCGGCTGCGCTACGACGTGGCGCTGTTCGCGGTGTTCATCCGTGACGGGCTGGTGCGCTTCGAGGACGAGACGGGGCGGGCGTACTTCCGCAACACGGGGCGTTCGCGGCACATGGGGGCGGAGGTGGCGCTGGAGACGAAGGTGACGGAGGAGTTGCGGGTGCGCGCGGCGTACAACGCGTTGCAGGCGACGTTCCGCGACTACACGTCACAGGGGAAGCAACTGCGAGGCAAGTCCATCCCGGGCATTCCGGCGCATCAGGTGAGCGCGGAGGCGGTGTACCAGCACGCGAGCGGAGCGAGGGCGGCGGTGGAGGTGTTCAGCGCGGGAGGGCTGTACGCGGACGACGCGAACACGGTGCGCGAGCACACGGCCTGGGTGGTGAACGCGAGGCTGGGGCACCACTTCCAGCTGGGCGTCTTCGAGGTGAGCCCGTTCCTGGGGCTGCAGAACCTGCTGTCGGCGCGCTACAGCGACAACGTGCGGGTGAACGCGAGCCGGGGGCGCTACTTCGAGCCGGCGCCGCCCCTGACGGTGTACGCGGGAGCGGGCCTGTCGCACCGCTGGTGA
- a CDS encoding DUF4276 family protein encodes MKRLVCVVEGEGEVAAIPNLCARVMAYLGVQGWVVDPEPIRRKRSALVDARHPRPRRPCREDEVVKAMVLAQRRPRPGNAVLLLCDEDEDCAAVWGPDATRVMRRLGAGVAVMAVHEYEMWLLLSRPDAELMAAGVAVPVSGRGAKGTMRKLVPDYSPTVHQLQETRRIDIGFLRERSASFDKLVRSIAELCGVPATPLA; translated from the coding sequence TTGAAGCGACTCGTCTGTGTCGTGGAAGGGGAGGGGGAGGTCGCCGCCATCCCGAACCTGTGTGCCCGGGTGATGGCCTACCTTGGAGTCCAGGGCTGGGTGGTGGATCCCGAGCCCATTCGCCGGAAGCGTTCCGCGCTCGTGGATGCTCGCCATCCGAGGCCTCGGCGGCCGTGCCGCGAGGACGAGGTCGTCAAGGCGATGGTGCTGGCGCAGCGGCGGCCTCGTCCTGGAAATGCCGTGTTGTTGCTGTGTGACGAGGACGAGGATTGCGCCGCGGTATGGGGACCGGATGCCACACGCGTCATGCGCCGTCTGGGGGCTGGCGTCGCCGTGATGGCCGTCCATGAGTACGAGATGTGGCTTCTGCTCAGCCGGCCGGATGCGGAGTTGATGGCGGCGGGAGTGGCCGTGCCGGTGTCGGGGCGTGGCGCCAAGGGCACGATGAGGAAGCTCGTCCCGGATTATTCCCCGACCGTGCACCAGCTTCAGGAGACGCGGCGCATCGATATCGGTTTCCTCCGAGAGCGCTCCGCGTCATTCGACAAGTTGGTTCGCTCGATCGCCGAGCTTTGTGGAGTGCCCGCGACGCCCCTGGCCTGA
- a CDS encoding AAA family ATPase yields the protein MWLRIALKNYRSIESAEVELAPFTVLVGPNGSGKTNFVDALVLSSELGIDAASAIQRRGGLASIRRWGVGDDDTLQVRVRASGSREEFASRYVEQFCSIAPEAGNRWRFLDETLEVVEAGKRDLQFTREGGRGMQGGGFGFTHLPPTTSILLYARQIAPEYVIDVHRLRLDLAEMTVPQPPGEAGRLQENGRNIASVLGRLRSQDRRAFDFILLSMRRLIPGLEDIFVEEAGGFLVLRFSQRQPMGVAHFAAANMSEGALRTLGIIVAAQTLSHTAQPLPPAAQLLIVEEPEVAIHPGAAALLFEVLKLASQRGSVLVTTHSPELLDAAQDEEILVCGYRNGTTRIGPLSTAQREVVREGLLSLSELARSEPLRIEGEEPESLDPRDLT from the coding sequence ATGTGGCTGCGGATCGCGCTGAAGAACTACCGGAGCATCGAGAGCGCGGAGGTGGAACTGGCGCCTTTCACGGTCCTGGTGGGACCGAACGGCAGCGGCAAGACCAACTTCGTCGACGCGCTCGTGCTCTCCAGTGAGCTGGGCATCGATGCCGCATCCGCCATTCAGCGGCGGGGTGGATTGGCGTCCATCCGGCGTTGGGGCGTCGGGGATGACGACACGCTCCAGGTGAGGGTGCGCGCCAGCGGAAGCAGGGAGGAGTTTGCTTCGAGGTATGTCGAGCAATTCTGCTCGATAGCGCCAGAGGCGGGGAACAGGTGGAGGTTCTTGGATGAGACCCTCGAGGTCGTCGAGGCGGGGAAGAGGGACCTCCAATTCACGCGTGAGGGTGGACGCGGGATGCAAGGTGGAGGATTCGGGTTCACACACCTGCCGCCCACGACGAGCATCCTGCTCTACGCCAGGCAGATAGCTCCCGAGTATGTCATCGACGTGCATCGGCTGCGTCTGGACCTGGCCGAGATGACCGTGCCCCAACCTCCTGGCGAAGCGGGACGGCTCCAGGAGAACGGGCGCAACATCGCCAGCGTGCTGGGGCGTCTCCGTAGTCAGGATAGGAGGGCGTTCGATTTCATCCTGCTGTCCATGCGGCGGCTCATCCCCGGGCTGGAGGACATCTTCGTCGAGGAGGCGGGCGGGTTCCTGGTCCTGCGATTCAGCCAGCGACAGCCCATGGGCGTGGCGCATTTCGCGGCGGCCAACATGTCGGAAGGGGCTCTTCGGACCCTGGGCATCATCGTCGCGGCCCAGACCCTCTCCCATACGGCGCAGCCTCTACCTCCTGCTGCTCAACTGCTCATCGTCGAGGAGCCCGAGGTCGCCATCCATCCTGGGGCCGCGGCGTTGCTCTTCGAGGTGCTGAAGCTCGCCTCGCAGCGAGGCTCCGTCCTGGTGACGACCCACAGCCCCGAGCTGCTGGACGCGGCCCAGGACGAGGAGATCCTCGTGTGTGGCTACCGGAACGGGACCACGCGAATCGGTCCTCTCTCCACGGCCCAGCGAGAGGTCGTCCGAGAGGGACTCTTGAGCCTGTCGGAGCTCGCGCGTAGCGAGCCGCTCCGGATCGAGGGCGAGGAGCCAGAGTCGCTGGATCCGCGCGATCTGACTTGA
- a CDS encoding acyl-CoA dehydrogenase → MTAPASNPLISDRDVDFQLYEVLDTESLCKLPAFADHSRETFTLFLDSTRRFARDVLFPTYRLMDAEPPVFRDGRVHVHPLMRKLYPQLVELGLLSATRPAEVGGQQLPLTVYSLASAYLMAANLSAYGFVGLTTGAAHLIEAFGNAWLKDTFMSRMYRGEWTGTMALTEPQAGSSLADVRTRATLAADGTYLITGSKIFISGGDQDFTENVVHLTLARIEGSPPGTRGLSLFAVPARRPEGGRLVDNDVRVAGAIHKIGWKGIPSLALNYGEGGDCRGWILGEPGRGLSQMFQMMNEARIMVGLNGVATASVAYQEALAYAQNRPQGRPSWEKDATRPQHPIIEHADVRRMLLRQKAIVEGGLSLLAAASWQSDVAAHGKTEEERKRAGLLLDLLVPLAKTFPAEKGFEANTLAVQVHGGYGYSTEYLPEAWLRDQKLNSIHEGTTGIQGLDLLGRKAMAAGGAALQAFSEEVEATVERARRAGVDPAWGDALSKAMQQVTELTMDLGAAGMAGEVERMLRHSAHYMELFSVLAVAWRWLAQAAAAQEGIARGGGDRGFYEGKLAAAQYWLHTELPRVSTLVSLCRSGEDSYTRMRPEWF, encoded by the coding sequence ATGACCGCCCCCGCCTCGAACCCACTGATCTCCGACCGCGACGTGGACTTCCAGCTCTACGAGGTGCTGGACACGGAATCGCTCTGCAAGCTCCCGGCCTTCGCGGACCACTCGCGCGAGACGTTCACGCTCTTCCTGGACAGCACGCGCCGCTTCGCACGGGACGTGCTCTTCCCCACGTACCGCCTCATGGACGCCGAGCCCCCGGTGTTCCGCGACGGCCGCGTCCACGTGCACCCGCTGATGCGCAAGCTGTATCCGCAGCTGGTCGAGCTCGGCCTGTTGTCGGCCACGCGGCCCGCCGAGGTGGGCGGCCAGCAACTGCCGCTCACGGTGTACTCGCTGGCCTCCGCGTACCTGATGGCGGCCAACCTGAGCGCCTACGGCTTCGTCGGCCTCACCACCGGCGCGGCGCACCTCATCGAGGCCTTCGGCAACGCCTGGCTCAAGGACACGTTCATGTCCCGCATGTACCGGGGTGAGTGGACGGGCACCATGGCCCTCACCGAGCCGCAGGCGGGCAGCAGCCTCGCGGACGTGCGGACCCGGGCCACGCTGGCGGCGGACGGCACGTACCTCATCACCGGCTCGAAGATCTTCATCAGCGGCGGGGACCAGGACTTCACGGAGAACGTGGTGCACCTCACGCTGGCGCGCATCGAGGGCTCGCCGCCGGGGACGCGGGGCCTGTCGCTCTTCGCGGTGCCGGCGCGCCGGCCCGAGGGGGGCCGGCTGGTGGACAACGACGTGCGGGTGGCGGGGGCCATCCACAAGATTGGCTGGAAGGGCATCCCCAGCCTCGCGCTCAACTACGGCGAGGGCGGGGACTGCCGCGGGTGGATTCTGGGCGAGCCGGGCAGGGGCCTGTCCCAGATGTTCCAGATGATGAACGAGGCGCGCATCATGGTGGGCCTCAACGGCGTGGCGACGGCCTCGGTGGCGTACCAGGAGGCCCTGGCGTACGCGCAAAACCGTCCCCAGGGGCGCCCCTCCTGGGAGAAGGACGCGACCCGGCCGCAGCACCCCATCATCGAGCACGCGGACGTGCGGCGCATGCTGCTGCGCCAGAAGGCCATCGTGGAGGGCGGCCTATCGCTGCTGGCGGCCGCCTCGTGGCAGTCGGACGTGGCGGCGCACGGGAAGACGGAGGAGGAGCGCAAGCGCGCGGGGCTGCTGTTGGATCTGCTCGTGCCGCTGGCCAAGACGTTCCCCGCGGAGAAGGGCTTCGAGGCCAACACTCTCGCGGTGCAGGTGCACGGCGGCTACGGCTACTCGACCGAGTACCTGCCCGAGGCGTGGCTGAGAGATCAGAAGCTCAACAGCATCCACGAGGGCACCACGGGCATCCAGGGGTTGGACCTGCTGGGGCGCAAGGCGATGGCGGCGGGCGGCGCGGCGCTGCAGGCGTTCTCCGAGGAGGTGGAGGCCACGGTGGAGCGGGCGCGCCGGGCCGGCGTGGACCCGGCCTGGGGCGACGCGCTGAGCAAGGCCATGCAGCAGGTGACCGAGCTGACGATGGACCTGGGCGCCGCGGGCATGGCCGGCGAGGTGGAGCGCATGCTGCGCCACAGCGCGCACTACATGGAGCTGTTCTCCGTGCTGGCGGTGGCGTGGCGGTGGCTGGCGCAGGCGGCGGCGGCGCAGGAGGGCATCGCTCGCGGCGGCGGTGACCGCGGCTTCTACGAGGGCAAGCTGGCCGCCGCGCAGTACTGGCTGCATACGGAGCTGCCCCGCGTGTCGACCCTCGTCTCGCTGTGCCGCTCGGGGGAGGATTCGTACACGCGGATGCGGCCCGAGTGGTTCTGA
- a CDS encoding M48 family metallopeptidase, with product MRPLVLASALLALLLGSGCASLASATRPATRAIGELVLSPQDELRIGNQLASQVRQQEKVLEDPQVQSYVNTLGQRLVAQVPGKERPFDFHFTVIDAPDNVNAFALPGGHIFVYSGLIRAASNEAELASVLGHEVAHVASGHARQQLASQVGLGTLQQLLLGNDPHVLAQLGSAIASQGYLAAYTRGMESEADKRGLQYLDTAGYDPAAMARFFDKLGKLEGSKPNFVSSFFATHPNPGARAREVSSLIESRGYGGGQEAIVSSDFQNIQARVGGPVR from the coding sequence ATGAGACCCCTCGTCCTCGCCTCCGCTCTCCTGGCGCTGCTGCTCGGCTCGGGCTGCGCTTCCCTCGCCTCAGCCACCCGCCCCGCCACCCGCGCCATCGGCGAGCTTGTCCTCTCTCCCCAGGATGAGCTGCGGATCGGAAACCAGCTCGCCTCCCAGGTGAGACAGCAGGAGAAGGTCCTCGAGGATCCCCAGGTCCAGAGCTACGTGAACACCCTCGGACAACGCCTCGTTGCCCAGGTGCCTGGCAAAGAGCGGCCGTTCGACTTCCACTTCACCGTCATCGACGCCCCCGACAACGTCAACGCCTTCGCCCTGCCCGGTGGTCACATCTTCGTCTACTCGGGCCTCATTCGCGCGGCCAGCAATGAGGCCGAGCTCGCCTCGGTGCTCGGCCACGAGGTGGCCCACGTCGCCTCCGGCCATGCCCGTCAGCAGCTCGCCAGCCAGGTGGGATTGGGCACCCTGCAGCAACTCCTGCTCGGGAACGACCCGCACGTCCTCGCCCAGCTCGGCAGTGCCATCGCCTCCCAGGGCTACCTCGCCGCCTACACCCGCGGCATGGAGAGCGAGGCGGACAAGCGCGGTCTGCAGTACCTGGACACTGCCGGGTATGACCCGGCCGCGATGGCGCGCTTCTTCGACAAGCTCGGGAAGCTGGAAGGTTCCAAGCCCAACTTCGTGAGCTCCTTCTTCGCCACCCACCCCAATCCCGGCGCACGCGCGCGCGAGGTGAGCTCCCTCATCGAGTCGCGTGGCTATGGCGGAGGCCAGGAGGCCATCGTCAGCAGTGACTTCCAGAACATCCAGGCCCGGGTCGGCGGACCGGTGCGCTGA